AGTGATAATTTTGCTCATTCCCCACTACGTACATCAGCGTTTGCGGATGATAATCATCATAACGCAACTGGGCAGTACCCAGGTCCTGGGTCATATAAACCGATGTTCCGTCAGCCCGCAACAGCAGTTTTTCATCCAGTCCTTCGTCCCGTAAATCACACCATACCGAGCCATCTTCTTTGCGGTAAAAAATTCCTTTTTCCAGGCCATCCTGCACCAGTGCTTTTCCCAACAAATAGGTATCCGACTCATAATAGATCTTATCAAAATCGACTCCCATGCGCTTATAGGTAACGTCAAAACCGGTATAAACCCAACGGTTCATCTCTTCCCACAAACGGCGCACTTCAGGATCGCCTGATTCCCATTTTACCAGCATGGCCTTGGCTTCCTGTATCAGCGGAGCTTTTTGAGCGGCTTCTTTTTCATCCATCCCGGCAGCCACCAGTTCGGCAATCTGTTTTTTATATTCTTTGTCAAAAAGCACATAAAAATCGCCTACCAGTTTATCGCCTTTTATCCCCGTATTTTCCGGTGTTTTTCCGTTACCCCATTTCTGCCAGGCCAGCATGGATTTACAGATATGGATTCCCCGGTCATTCACCAGATTAACTTTATACACTTTCCTTCCGTTGGCTTTTAAAATTTCGGCCACCGACCAACCCAATAAATTATTCCGCACATGTCCGAGATGCAACGGCTTGTTGGTATTCGGTGACGAATATTCGATAACTACCGGAGGTTCATCATTTTCCGGTTGAAAACCAAATCTTTCACTGGAAGATGCTTCTTCAAAAAACTGTAACCAATAACGGTCTGAAACATCCAGATTCAAAAAACCTTTTATGACATTAAAACCGGTAATTTCATCCATTTCGCTCACCAAACGACTTCCCAATTCTTCGGCAGTAGCTTCCGGTGCTTTATGCGAATAACGCAACAAAGGAAAAACTACCACGGTCAGATCGCCGTCAAACTCCGGGCGTGTTTTCTGTATCTGGAAATTTTCCGGTGCAATTTCCTGTCCGTACAACGTTTTTACCGTTTGTGCCAGGGCTTCAGCCAGCTTCTTTTCTAACATTTTATATCCTTATTAAACCAACGATTTATTGAACCGGCAAAATTAGAAAAAAAGTTCATCTTTCCGGAAAACAACAGACTGAAAGCCTGTTTCATCAATACGAATAAAAACCAACAAAAAAAAACGGATCCCTTTCTTCCGGCAGGAAATATTTTAGCTCCGGCCTTTTTGAAAAAAACAAAACATCTTTTTCCTAAAGCAGAAAATATTTGTGACTGAAAAAAGTACGGCATCACCCGTGTCTCGACACGCAAAAAAGACAAAAAAACTTCTTTTGTTTCTCATTGGTTCCCGCAATTTATTCCTACCTTTGGCAACGCAAGGTTTCTATTTTAAAACAATGATTATCAAGAAATTATATTTCATACTTATTCTTTTTATTGCTTTTCCGGCAGGAAGTATAGCCCAACAAAAAACAGGGTACACCCACATGAAAGGAAAAGTGGGAAATAACATTCCGGTGAACGGCAATTTTCAGCGTTCAGGTTCGCAGATGGAAGGAAATTATTCGTACAATCTATATGTAGATGACAGCCTGTTGCATTTGTCGCATATCATTACGTTATATGGCGATATTGACAAACACAACCACGTTATTTTTAAACAGATTCAGGGCAATGATACCGCTCTATCCGGCCTGTTTACCGACCACCGGTTTTCCGGCTCATGGTATGGACCCGACAGTACGGTTTTGCCATTTGACATGACCGAGCAATATGATAGTGGCAGTTTACCCATGCAGGTATATTATTTGCATTCGGATAAAGAACTCTTCAGCAAAATACCCGGCAGCCCGACAGCTGAAATAGAGCTCACCCTGCTTTATCCGGAAGAAAACAGGAATATCCCCAAAGCGATAACCGATTCGGTCGTGAAATGCATTCAACAACAATTCTTTGGGATATTTCAACCGGAACAAACCCCACAGAACTTATTGTTACACAGCGAGAAAAACTTTTATCAGGAATTTACCGAGTTTAACAAAAACTGGAAAACAAACCGCAAGCAAGGCTTTAACCTGGAAAAAAAATCCCAAATGACCGTCGTTTTTAATGATTATCATCTGCTTTGTTTGCAATATAAAAAACGGGGCTATGCCGGACGGGGTAATCCGATGATTCATATTACCTACGATATTATTAATCTGAAAAACGGCAAAAAACTTACTCCTGCCAATATTTTCTTCCCGGAAGCCGATACCGTCCTGAGGCAGCTTATCAACCAAAAAATCAGAGTGAATAATGGCCTGAGTGACACCATTTCTTTAAAAAAAGCCGGTTTTTATACCAATACGGTCCCCCTTACTCCAAATATAAAATTTACCGGAAACGGGATTACTTTTGTTTACAATGTTTATGACATTGCCCCTCCGTCCTTTGGTATTCAAAAGGTTTTTTTGCCCTTTTCTGTAATCGGGAAATACATCCGTCCTGCATCGATAATGTTTCCATTAAGCCGGTAGTTAAAAAGATGCTTTTTGTAGGCAGATCCTACAAAACACCTGATCATCCCTTTTGTAAATTACCATATTTCAGCTGTTTCCTGATTTTTTTATTCTATCCGCGAAATAAAAAAAAGCTTGTCTTTGTGTTTTAATTTTTAATCATTTATCCCTATCTTTGTGATGGAGTTACGGATTTTTTCGTAAAAAAAACAGCAAACCCTTTTTTCTTATAAAAGACATAAATCTTTATAAAACAATGAATTGCTCCATTAAGTCATTTCCATTTAATTCAACAAAGCCATATCATTATGAAAATAAAACTACTTTTTATTCTATTTATTCTTAGTGCATCTTTTGGAACAACTCAAGCTCAGGAACAAAGCCCAAAATCGCCTCCTACCTTTAAACAAACCTATGCTGTTACTTTTGCCAATGGGGAAAAGGCCTTTTTATCCGGTTTCTTGGACAACATCGAACTTCAAAATAACACACCGGATCATTTGCAGCATGCCTGGATTACAGGATTACCAAAAGACAGTATTCAAATTCGTTATAATGGCCCAGGAAAATTCAATCTCTATGTTTTAGATACACTGGTCGCACAATTTGAAATAATAAAAAAAGATGACAAGCTAACCTGTACCCTGCCCGACCGCATCACTTTACCTTTCAACTATGTTGTGTCAGCACCAGCCGGACAAAAAATTACAATTTGTTCATTAGACGGGAAACCGGTTGCACATAAAACCGTTAATCAAAAAGGATTTCTGTTTTTCCAACAAGACAGTGCTTATTTTTCCAATAAATTTTTATGCACCCATTTTCCCCACGGATTCACGCAAATCAAAGTTTTTGAACAACGAAAGGCTCCGTATGCTTTCCAATTGAAACAACATCTTATTCCGTTTAAACCAACAGACAAACCGATAAAAGCTGTTCTCCGGCAACACGGCCCGTCACAATACAACGAAAACATTGTTCACAATATCAAAAAAAATACTTTTTATGCCATTACGTCCGTTGCTTTTCACCTGAATGGAGAAAAATATCCCTGGCTGCTTATTTATGATGCCGGAGAAGACAAAAGTACCGCTCAGGAAATCCCGGTTACCGGAAACCGGAAAGCCCTGGCTACCGACATCTTTTTGAATGACAAAGGTAATCCCGTAATTGTCATTTCCCAGCAAGACCCGAAAACTTACGATTACTCAAACATCTTCTACCTTTTATCAGAAAATAACACACTGGAAAAAACCCATTATCCGGAATATCCCCGCTACC
The sequence above is drawn from the Candidatus Sulfidibacterium hydrothermale genome and encodes:
- the argS gene encoding arginine--tRNA ligase yields the protein MLEKKLAEALAQTVKTLYGQEIAPENFQIQKTRPEFDGDLTVVVFPLLRYSHKAPEATAEELGSRLVSEMDEITGFNVIKGFLNLDVSDRYWLQFFEEASSSERFGFQPENDEPPVVIEYSSPNTNKPLHLGHVRNNLLGWSVAEILKANGRKVYKVNLVNDRGIHICKSMLAWQKWGNGKTPENTGIKGDKLVGDFYVLFDKEYKKQIAELVAAGMDEKEAAQKAPLIQEAKAMLVKWESGDPEVRRLWEEMNRWVYTGFDVTYKRMGVDFDKIYYESDTYLLGKALVQDGLEKGIFYRKEDGSVWCDLRDEGLDEKLLLRADGTSVYMTQDLGTAQLRYDDYHPQTLMYVVGNEQNYHFEVLQKILKKLGKSWADGIYHLSYGMVELPHGKMKSREGTVVDADDLMEEMAATAKKTSETLGKFDDFTEEESRQLWEMIGMGALKYFILKVDPKKTMLFNPEESIDFNGNTGSFIQYTHARIRSVIRKAKASGISPKEVDKNLELAKKEKSLLQMLYDFPQTVKAAAKAYSPAQIANYSYELAKEYNQFYHDYSILKEENAAKRDFRVLLSDFTSQVLRSAMGLLGIQLPERM
- a CDS encoding RsiV family protein, whose amino-acid sequence is MIIKKLYFILILFIAFPAGSIAQQKTGYTHMKGKVGNNIPVNGNFQRSGSQMEGNYSYNLYVDDSLLHLSHIITLYGDIDKHNHVIFKQIQGNDTALSGLFTDHRFSGSWYGPDSTVLPFDMTEQYDSGSLPMQVYYLHSDKELFSKIPGSPTAEIELTLLYPEENRNIPKAITDSVVKCIQQQFFGIFQPEQTPQNLLLHSEKNFYQEFTEFNKNWKTNRKQGFNLEKKSQMTVVFNDYHLLCLQYKKRGYAGRGNPMIHITYDIINLKNGKKLTPANIFFPEADTVLRQLINQKIRVNNGLSDTISLKKAGFYTNTVPLTPNIKFTGNGITFVYNVYDIAPPSFGIQKVFLPFSVIGKYIRPASIMFPLSR